Within Phycodurus eques isolate BA_2022a chromosome 7, UOR_Pequ_1.1, whole genome shotgun sequence, the genomic segment CACGCTGCCGCAGCAGACACTTGGAATGGGAGAGGTTCTGCTGCATGGCTCCCCAGTCACGAGATAACCAAACAAAGTGCAGAACCGCGCACACTATATGGTGACCAAaagcaattatacagggcctaTTCTGCTGACGAATGAGAACAGGGGCATATTGCTACAACGTCCTGctgctgatgtttttttgcataTCTTTCAGACTACGCAGAGCTCTACTCTGTTACCACGGAAACCCCTCACAATTCTTCCAACCACCAAAAAAGTGGGCTGATCTGATGACGTTGCGGTGAAGGAAGAAACAAGTCGGAAGAAATTGGATGGAATCCAGAAACGTTAAAAACTGGTTTTAAAAATAGAATGTAACTGTGGTCAATGAATGCAGTAACCTCTGTCTGGTTGTACCCATCCCCAATCTTCATCTCTCTAGCTATTGTTGAAGTGTCTTATGCAGTCATGAAACAAGGACATGTTGGAAACTTGGCAATGCACTAAAGTTACTGAAAGACTAAATACCTCTTGTATAAAGCCAACTGAACCATCTTGTAGTGCTCTCCTTCTGTCAGAGCACATCTGACAGCAGCACGGGTCTGGGAGAACAAAGGTCACGGACGAGAGGCCGCTGCTGTCTAAACATGGCCTTGGTCTTATGTAAATGGCGAGACATGGGGCAAGGGCGAGCTGCTATGACTGGTCTTACACAGATGGGGTGAACCAGGTTGTTGGGTACTAGGTAAGGATTGTACTTGGCATAAAGGACCTATCTAATACTGCGAACactggcacttattccatagttctgtaTTTCAAATGTCTGCAGAAAACAAATCCCCTCAAAATTGACTCCGTAGcaattttaggctcattttctgatgacatatttgattttcagacagattttggcccgcccaCATTTAGGTCAAAACCTGTGTGAGCCTGCGGCTGATCCCAGAGACATTTCCTTATAATAGTGTGTGTTCTTGGTTGTTTCACAaatcgatatgtgccctgcgattggctggcgaccagttcagggtgtaccccgcctctcgcccgaagatagctggggtaggctccagcatgcccacgaccctagtgaggataagcggtagagaaaatggatggatggatattgttggTCTATCCCCActttgtcttttatttgtacacaatataaaccaatttaaagtggtgaaaaacatttgaacaaatcTATAAATGCTCTTGAATGCTCCAAATGTCTGTGCCGgtgttgtaaaactccgccTACTTACTCGTTCTCTTGACGCCGTGTGGTGTAATTGTcgcctatattgaaagtcttGGGGATTTTTTAGGGTGGGAGGGAGACAATAAGTgaaaatagtaaaaaataaaaatattagaaaaaaaataaaaatatattagatacatttgagtaggcttgttttgttaaaatcaacGGCTGTAATGCTTCGCTGCAAAAGGAAGCCGTATGTGCCGTGGAGGTAAGTGCATCCAGATTTATTTCCGCCTGTATGAATATAAATTTCATAAATACATAGGAGAAAGTAAACACATTCGTGCTTTTTAccccaaatattttgttttatccgATTATGTCGAACAGTTTACTGCACGTTGCAAATTTTTTGTGCATGTTAACAATCCTTGATCATGAGCCAGAATAGCGATACACCCTTACACTGTATACCATGCAAAACTACTAACTATGCATAAGTAATATTTTCTTAAAGTATAAGGATGCTGAATATGATATAATCATTCAAATGTATCGTATTATATGATGAATATGCGGGGCCAGTACCGGTTCTTACAGGACCATCACAACTTGGGTCACTCAAAAAGGCTAAAGGCTTAATGTCGGACCCTGCTGTTGTCATGTCGGTCTTTCTTCGAGCACAAACAAGTGAAGCCTGCTGTTTGCAACCAAATAGTGCACACCAATTCATACCCATGCTTCCTCAAATTCAACTCTATTCTTAATGATTAATTATTCGGCCGATATCCTAATAGAGACCAAGATGGTCTATACCTAAGTACACCTCAAACTTAAAACGATTGTCCCCTGGACACATTTACAGCTTTGGACATATAACCTGTTTTTTGGATGACGGAGTTACCTTAAAGTGCAACAATTACTCCAAAAGGGACATAAATTGACTTCTGATGACAGTACAGTATCATGTTGGTATATTTAAACCCAAGACGGATCAGAGTTGCCTTCAAAGCTACAGATAGCAAAGCTGATTTCCAGGCGATACAGCAACGCATGCATTTTTCTTCCTCTGGGTGCCAGCATGATGAGTGCAGCGGTTGGGGCAAGTCTAAATGTAGGCATAAAGCCAAAATAGGAAGAAAATAATCTGCCTACTGTGCAATCTGAACTTCAAACGTGCACGAGGAAGTCAATATGCAACCGACATTACATGACAATCATCAAACTCCAAATGTACAAACCGCTCACCTTAGTCCGTCCATTGATGACGCAGTCCCCCAGCTGTCCATTGGCCGCACTGTACATGATGGCCTCGTCGATGTAAGACATCAGAACCCCGATGTTCTTACACCCCGCCTCGTGCCCTTCCACCCAGGCAATTTGGTCACCTCGGATGCTCCCGGAAGGAATGCCCCTCTGGCTCACCAGCTGCCCGCCACGGAATTTTCCGCTTTGATTTAGGACTTCGACCTCCTCCAAGACTTGTTCGCCCAACACAGTGCCAAGAAAACTGTCCTTCACACATATGCCGTAGTACTTCATGCAGGGCACGATGTACCGAAGAGCTACGCGTTCGGCTGACCAGACAGACACCTCTGACGGTGGCGGTGGCGGGATTCCGTTAGCCTCCACGGGGGAGGTCTGACTGCAGGCATACGGAGGGCCGGGGGTTACGGGCCGATATATGTCGTGCTGTATaatttggggtggggggaccGTAAGACTGAGGGGTGTCTGGGGAGCGACACCGTGACTGGTAATCAGCAGGTCAGCGTAGCAACTCTTACTGCAATCGGCAGTCAGTCTGGCACCTGAAAAATTGTGAGCGATACTTCCATCAGCCAATCTCCTCCGCTTCAAGTCGGACTCCCCCGAGATAAAAAGCGTGTCTGCAGAATCCCCCAACCCTGCTGACCTAGCAAGAGTCTCAGAACCCAAGTCCCGGTTCTCCCCACCTCTCCTCTTCTGATGTTGCTGTCTGGCTCTTAAGTCATTATTGATCCTCCTCATCACAGCAGGGTCCGCATTCTCTAACAGACAGGCTCTGCTGGTGAGGGGGTACAGAGGGGCCCCCGCGGTCCCCTTCATCTGTGCTGGGTTCGGTGTGTGGGCCAAAGCGCCGGCGGGGCTTCCTTCCACGGACAGAGACGCCACGCCGCCGTTGTAGAGCGGCACGCCGGTTCTGCATTGTTTGGTCGGGGTTGTGAGTCCACGGGGGTCGCTTTGGGAGGCTAGACCCGCCAGAAACTCGTCGGCGGTCGGACCCCCGACCGGCACCCCGCACGAGTCGTTGATCCCCATGTCTACTGGGTGCGTGTACACAATGTCAGCAGGTGTACAGGCGAGCTGCTGGCCACTGATCCTTCTTTCCTGAGACGTTGAAACTGCTACCGATTTGCGGCAGGCAGAGCTTGGCTTTAAGAGGTCCGCCCCTCCCAAAGTCTCCATTTCATCTCTTCGTGCGCTGGATGTGCACGTAGCCCACGTCCGCCCTTCATTTTTTATCCGAGCCGCTGGGTCGACTGACGGAGAGGAGCTCCGGTGCAACCACTTTCATTTCCGAGCCTTGTTTT encodes:
- the egln2 gene encoding egl nine homolog 1 — its product is METLGGADLLKPSSACRKSVAVSTSQERRISGQQLACTPADIVYTHPVDMGINDSCGVPVGGPTADEFLAGLASQSDPRGLTTPTKQCRTGVPLYNGGVASLSVEGSPAGALAHTPNPAQMKGTAGAPLYPLTSRACLLENADPAVMRRINNDLRARQQHQKRRGGENRDLGSETLARSAGLGDSADTLFISGESDLKRRRLADGSIAHNFSGARLTADCSKSCYADLLITSHGVAPQTPLSLTVPPPQIIQHDIYRPVTPGPPYACSQTSPVEANGIPPPPPSEVSVWSAERVALRYIVPCMKYYGICVKDSFLGTVLGEQVLEEVEVLNQSGKFRGGQLVSQRGIPSGSIRGDQIAWVEGHEAGCKNIGVLMSYIDEAIMYSAANGQLGDCVINGRTKAMAACYPGKGAGYVRHVDNPNGDGRCITCIYYLNKNWDVKTQGGVLQIFPEGKNVVANIEPLFDRLLIFWSDRRNPHEVKPAYATRYAITVWYFDAKERAEAKEKYRLATGQKGVQVPVSQNSRT